The sequence below is a genomic window from Lolium perenne isolate Kyuss_39 chromosome 7, Kyuss_2.0, whole genome shotgun sequence.
TTGTTGTAAGCAATCAATCACTTTTGCTACTTGGAAGTGTTAATTTGGCATTTTAGTGATACCACTCATTTCTGTGATAGTAATTTGAATATTTCATCGTGAGTGTTAATATTGTTGCCTTCTACTTTCAGATTCCACACCTGAGGCCAACGGAGTACAAGAGGTCAAGGTTGTCTAGGAACCGCAGGACTGTGAACCGTCCTTATGGTGGAGTGCTTTCAGGACCTGCTGTGAGGGAGAGGTCAGCAAACGAAGCAAGAAATACAATTGTGTGTAATAGTCCAAAGATTTGCCATCTTGTAATCTCATGAGTTGCAACTATGCTGTGCAGGATCATTCGTGCTTTCTTGGTCGAAGAGCAGAAGATTGTCAAGAAGGTCCTGAAAATCCAGAAAACCAAAGACAAGACAGCCACAAAGTAGAGCATCCTCTGAGAAGGATGCACACTGCTGTTTTGTGCAAGTGAAAAGTATTTTTGATGGTGATGAAAGGATCTAGTTGCCTCGTGTGAAATGTAGCATGTGAGTTTAGGGTGTTTCAAATCCTTTTACCTCTTGTTATCGGGACATCTGATCCCCTAGTTGATTTGTCATTGATTCTGATCTTGTCTTTGAACCATAAGTTAGTCAAATCTGCCGACTTGTTTGTTGCGATCTCTTCATTCGTGACATACCCCCTCATTTACCGTTTCTGTTAATGTATCCTGGGAATTTTGTTGCACTGTTGTCTGTTGGACATTTATATGTGATAGGGTACTGTTGTGTTCATTGGCATTTTTGTAACGTGGACAAATCTGAACTGAAGGCTACCAATGGCAATGAACCTTCAAATTATAACTAGACAGATGGTGGAGTGAATATGTTCATTTCACATTCCAAAGGTTCCACCA
It includes:
- the LOC127301688 gene encoding large ribosomal subunit protein eL34; this translates as MVQRLTYRKRHSYATKSNQTRVVKTPGGKLVYQYTKKRASGPKCPVTGKKIQGIPHLRPTEYKRSRLSRNRRTVNRPYGGVLSGPAVRERIIRAFLVEEQKIVKKVLKIQKTKDKTATK